In Oncorhynchus clarkii lewisi isolate Uvic-CL-2024 chromosome 16, UVic_Ocla_1.0, whole genome shotgun sequence, one genomic interval encodes:
- the LOC139368856 gene encoding dynein axonemal heavy chain 12 isoform X1, which translates to MNSETEAGYVFDQPEEDVVTQYMIEQSLLKYNKHKGSLPNDPAGPEGDPDEVFTVIKEGNEEALIRLAEQPGAMSRVDDRGWIPLHEAAVQEKKSILEIVFSASPQGAEQCRTLKGETPLFLAVVCGLRENATFLLQNGCCPDLQNDDEESPLVAAIVNDQYDCASLLLRCNAKVDQTGDLERTALHEASLLGLDNFVNLLLHSGADPNARDVDKLTPLALAAETGHLNVVEVLLQKGASVQSQTEGSVLFEAVASGNPDIISLLLDYGAEPDMPNHSGHLPIHRAAYHGHLLVLERLISATKMEAVKKSGMSPLHSAAAGGHTQCLEVLLNAGYDPNFMLHPRVRNKYDDERRSALYFAVSNNDVQSTRLLLEAEAMVNQDPVNCLQVALRLGNYELINTLLRYGANASYYSRVNTTHFPSALQYALKDEVMLRMLLNHGYDVQRCFDCPYGDSSHDYAPWTTSFTKDMVFCEVITVKWLKHISAQVVRIMLDYTDHVTLCVKLKECLKTQKQWPEICYIQENVRSLKHLCRLRIRDCLSRLHLRSPAFISFMPLPTRLKDYLRYREYDIYSRGSPD; encoded by the exons ATGAACTCCGAGACAGAGGCAGGATATGTTTTTGACCAACCAGAAGAGGACGTGGTCACACAGTATATGATTGAACAGAGCCTTCTGAAATACAACAAGCACAAAGGCTCACTCCCTAA TGATCCTGCAGGCCCTGAAGGTGATCCTGATGAGGTCTTCACAGTGATAAAGGAAG GTAATGAGGAGGCCCTAATAAGGCTAGCTGAGCAACCAGGAGCCATGTCCAGAGTAGACGACAGAGGATGGATCCCGTTACATGAGGCCGCAGTGCAGGAGAAGAAAAGTATACTGGAGATCGTCTTCTCAG CTTCCCCCCAGGGCGCAGAGCAGTGCCGGACTCTGAAAGGAGAGACACCTCTCTTCCTGGCTGTAGTGTGCGGCCTGAGGGAAAACGCTACGTTCCTGCTTCAGAACGGATGTTGTCCAGACCTCCAGAACGATGACGAGGAATCTCCACTTGTGGCAG CTATAGTAAATGACCAATATGATTGTGCCTCGCTCCTGCTTCGTTGCAATGCCAAGGTGGACCAAACAGGAGATCTGGAGCGGACTGCCCTCCATGAGGCATCCCTCCTGGGTCTGGACAATTTTGTTAACCTGCTACTGCATTCCGGAGCCGACCCAAACGCAAGGGATGTTGACAAGCTGACCCCACTGGCACTGGCTGCAGAGACAGGGCACCTTAACGTAGTGGAGGTCCTGCtacagaaag gAGCCAGCGTGCAGTCTCAGACAGAGGGCTCTGTGCTGTTTGAGGCGGTTGCATCAGGTAATCCTGACATCATCTCTCTGCTGCTGGACTATGGGGCAGAGCCCGACATGCCCAACCACAGTGGGCACCTACCCATCCACCGTGCTGCATACCATGGGCATCTGTT ggtGTTGGAACGGTTGATCTCAGCAACAAAGATGGAGGCAGTGAAGAAGAGTGGTATGAGTCCCCTCCACTCTGCTGCTGCTGGGGGACACACCCAGTGCCTGGAGGTCCTTCTCAATGCAGGCTACGACCCCAACTTCATGCTGCACCCACGCGTGCGCAATAAATACGATGACGAACGCAGGTCGGCTCTCTACTTTGCTGTATCGAACAACGATGTCCAGTCCACCCGTCTGCTGCTGGAGGCTGAGGCCATGGTCAACCAGGACCCTGTCAACTGTCTACAGGTGGCTCTGCGGCTGGGCAACTATGAGCTTATAAACACTCTGCTGAG GTACGGTGCTAACGCCAGCTACTATTCTCGTGTCAACACAACACACTTCCCATCAGCACTGCAGTATGCGTTGAAAGATGAGGTCATGCTGAGGATGCTTCTCAACCATGGATACGATGTACAGCGCTGCTTTGACTGTCCCTATGGAGACAGTTCCCATGACTACGCACCCTGGACGACCTCGTTCACCAAAGACATGGTG ttctGTGAGGTGATAACAGTCAAGTGGCTGAAACACATCTCGGCACAGGTAGTGCGCATCATGCTAGACTACACAGACCATGTCACCCTCTGTGTCAAACTCAAGGAATGCCTGAAGACACAGAAACAGTGGCCTGAGATATGCTATATCCAAG AGAATGTGCGCAGCCTGAAGCACCTGTGTCGGCTGCGTATCCGGGACTGCCTGAGCCGTCTGCATCTGCGATCCCCAGCCTTCATCAGCTTCATGCCTCTCCCCACCAGGCTTAAGGACTACCTCCGATACAGAGAGTACGACATCTACAGCAGGGGCAGCCCTGATTGA
- the LOC139368856 gene encoding dynein axonemal heavy chain 12 isoform X2, producing the protein MNSETEAGYVFDQPEEDVVTQYMIEQSLLKYNKHKGSLPNDPAGPEGDPDEVFTVIKEGNEEALIRLAEQPGAMSRVDDRGWIPLHEAAVQEKKSILEIVFSASPQGAEQCRTLKGETPLFLAVVCGLRENATFLLQNGCCPDLQNDDEESPLVAAIVNDQYDCASLLLRCNAKVDQTGDLERTALHEASLLGLDNFVNLLLHSGADPNARDVDKLTPLALAAETGHLNVVEVLLQKGASVQSQTEGSVLFEAVASGNPDIISLLLDYGAEPDMPNHSGHLPIHRAAYHGHLLVLERLISATKMEAVKKSGMSPLHSAAAGGHTQCLEVLLNAGYDPNFMLHPRVRNKYDDERRSALYFAVSNNDVQSTRLLLEAEAMVNQDPVNCLQVALRLGNYELINTLLRYGANASYYSRVNTTHFPSALQYALKDEVMLRMLLNHGYDVQRCFDCPYGDSSHDYAPWTTSFTKDMFCEVITVKWLKHISAQVVRIMLDYTDHVTLCVKLKECLKTQKQWPEICYIQENVRSLKHLCRLRIRDCLSRLHLRSPAFISFMPLPTRLKDYLRYREYDIYSRGSPD; encoded by the exons ATGAACTCCGAGACAGAGGCAGGATATGTTTTTGACCAACCAGAAGAGGACGTGGTCACACAGTATATGATTGAACAGAGCCTTCTGAAATACAACAAGCACAAAGGCTCACTCCCTAA TGATCCTGCAGGCCCTGAAGGTGATCCTGATGAGGTCTTCACAGTGATAAAGGAAG GTAATGAGGAGGCCCTAATAAGGCTAGCTGAGCAACCAGGAGCCATGTCCAGAGTAGACGACAGAGGATGGATCCCGTTACATGAGGCCGCAGTGCAGGAGAAGAAAAGTATACTGGAGATCGTCTTCTCAG CTTCCCCCCAGGGCGCAGAGCAGTGCCGGACTCTGAAAGGAGAGACACCTCTCTTCCTGGCTGTAGTGTGCGGCCTGAGGGAAAACGCTACGTTCCTGCTTCAGAACGGATGTTGTCCAGACCTCCAGAACGATGACGAGGAATCTCCACTTGTGGCAG CTATAGTAAATGACCAATATGATTGTGCCTCGCTCCTGCTTCGTTGCAATGCCAAGGTGGACCAAACAGGAGATCTGGAGCGGACTGCCCTCCATGAGGCATCCCTCCTGGGTCTGGACAATTTTGTTAACCTGCTACTGCATTCCGGAGCCGACCCAAACGCAAGGGATGTTGACAAGCTGACCCCACTGGCACTGGCTGCAGAGACAGGGCACCTTAACGTAGTGGAGGTCCTGCtacagaaag gAGCCAGCGTGCAGTCTCAGACAGAGGGCTCTGTGCTGTTTGAGGCGGTTGCATCAGGTAATCCTGACATCATCTCTCTGCTGCTGGACTATGGGGCAGAGCCCGACATGCCCAACCACAGTGGGCACCTACCCATCCACCGTGCTGCATACCATGGGCATCTGTT ggtGTTGGAACGGTTGATCTCAGCAACAAAGATGGAGGCAGTGAAGAAGAGTGGTATGAGTCCCCTCCACTCTGCTGCTGCTGGGGGACACACCCAGTGCCTGGAGGTCCTTCTCAATGCAGGCTACGACCCCAACTTCATGCTGCACCCACGCGTGCGCAATAAATACGATGACGAACGCAGGTCGGCTCTCTACTTTGCTGTATCGAACAACGATGTCCAGTCCACCCGTCTGCTGCTGGAGGCTGAGGCCATGGTCAACCAGGACCCTGTCAACTGTCTACAGGTGGCTCTGCGGCTGGGCAACTATGAGCTTATAAACACTCTGCTGAG GTACGGTGCTAACGCCAGCTACTATTCTCGTGTCAACACAACACACTTCCCATCAGCACTGCAGTATGCGTTGAAAGATGAGGTCATGCTGAGGATGCTTCTCAACCATGGATACGATGTACAGCGCTGCTTTGACTGTCCCTATGGAGACAGTTCCCATGACTACGCACCCTGGACGACCTCGTTCACCAAAGACATG ttctGTGAGGTGATAACAGTCAAGTGGCTGAAACACATCTCGGCACAGGTAGTGCGCATCATGCTAGACTACACAGACCATGTCACCCTCTGTGTCAAACTCAAGGAATGCCTGAAGACACAGAAACAGTGGCCTGAGATATGCTATATCCAAG AGAATGTGCGCAGCCTGAAGCACCTGTGTCGGCTGCGTATCCGGGACTGCCTGAGCCGTCTGCATCTGCGATCCCCAGCCTTCATCAGCTTCATGCCTCTCCCCACCAGGCTTAAGGACTACCTCCGATACAGAGAGTACGACATCTACAGCAGGGGCAGCCCTGATTGA